AAAACCAAGAACTTCTGGTCGACAGTCACGGAAAGATATTTTGGAGATCCCGGAGATTTCAGGACACAATGACACGGCCTGCCCCCAAGCCTCGTTCACTTTTTAAAATCCTATGGGGATTCATAATCGGTGGTCTAATATTGTCGCTGTTTCTCTTCGTATCGGGCAGGAAGCCCGAGAACAGAGGATCAATTCCCGAAACCGGGGCTCCCGAGCAGGAAGGAAGCGCCCGCATAGAAAACATGGAGTACACGGAGGTTGACGGCGGAAAGGTTAAGTGGACTCTCAGAGCTCAGGTCGCAACCTACTTTAAAACCAGAGACCTGACGGAACTGGAAAAGGTACAACTTCTGTTTTATCTGGATGACGGCTCTGTTCTTGAAATGCGCGGAAACCGTGGCCTGATCTATGCGGGCGTTAAAGACATAGAAATCAACGGTAATGTAAACTTTCTGTTACCGAATGGGTATAAGGTGCATACAGAAAGAATTTACTACTCTCACAGCAGGAGACGGATCTTTTCAGAAACTCCGGCGGAGCTCTCGGGCCCGGGTTTCCTCGGGAAAGTGTCTGAATGGGAATACGATCTAAAAACCGGCAAAGCTTTCGGGCGAAATGGAGTGGTCGTAAAGTGGCAACCATAAGAGCTGGACGAAAATTTTCATTAATCCTTGCCGTTCTTATGATCGAAATTTTTGTTCAAAAAGGTACGGCAGAAAAGGTTGTGCAGTCAGCCTCACCGCTTCGAATCGTAAGTGATCGTATGGTTCTGGACGAAAAATCCAGAACCATTACCTTTGAAGGACATGTAACGGTGGAGCGGGAAGACATCGTGATTACCTGCCGCAGGCTGACGGTTTTCGGCAGTAAAGAGGCGGATTTTTCGAGTTCCTTCAGAACGGGGGGCCCGGTCAAAGAAGAAGCCGTTATGAAAAAAATCGACCGGATTGAAGCCGAAGGCGACGTGAGGGTGGTTCAGGGAAACCGGGTAGCCACTTCAGAAAAGGCAATCTATTACGTGGACAGAAAGCGAATAGTCCTTACCGGTAGCCCCGTTGTAGCTCAGGGTCAGGACAGGCTCACAGGACAACTCATAACTCTTGACCTGGCAACAGGCAAAAGCATCGTTGAAGGAGGTCGAGAAAAACCCGTTGAGGTAATCCTTCATCCGTCATCGGAACCAATAAAGCAGGAGACGGGGCAATAGACGATGTCCATGCTCACCGTCCGAAATATCGTAAAGACCTACGGTCAGCGTCGGGTGGTGGACGATGTGAGTTTTTCCGTGACGGAAGGCACGGTGGTGGGGTTGTTGGGGCCTAATGGAGCCGGCAAATCCACGACCTTTTACTGCATCGTTGGCCTGATTCGGCCTGACGAAGGGGCCGTGCTCCTGAACGGTGAAGATATCCTGGGACTGCCGATGCACATAAGGGCCCAAAAGGGAATCACCTATCTGCCCCAGGAATCGTCCGTATTTAGGAAGCTTACCGCTGCAGAAAACATTACTGCCGTGCTGGAGATGAAGGGATTCGAAAGGAAAAAGGCTTTTCAAAGGGCAAGAAGCATTCTTGAGGAGTTCGGTATAAGCCACGTCGCCTATACCCGGGCCGACAGGCTTTCGGGAGGAGAACGGCGCCGGGTTGAAATATGCCGCGCTCTCGTTACAGAACCCAGATTTATACTCCTTGATGAGCCCTTTGCCGGGATTGATCCGATAGCCGTTCAGGATCTACAAAAAGTTATACGGAGTTTGAAGGATCGGAATATCGGGGTGGTTATAACGGATCACAATGTAAGGGAAACATTGAGTGTTTGCGACAGGGCGTATATAATTCACAATGGAAGGATAATTGAAGAAGGGTCTCCTGAAGAAATAGTCTCCAGTGAAAGAGCAAAGCAGGTCTATCTGGGAGAAGAGTTCAGACTGAACTGAAGGAAGATTATGGCTCTGGAGCTTAAACAACAGCTAAAGGTAACGACCCAACTGGTTATAACGCCTCAGTTGCAACAGGCCATAAAGCTTCTGCAGCTTTCCCGGATGGAACTGCTGGAGACCATACAGCAGGAGATGATGGAAAATCCGGTACTGGAAGAAGTTCCGGTTGAAGAAGATATCACCGACGGAAGCGAATCCGGAGCCGAAGAGCCGGCACCTGAGCTCTCGGAGAGAACGAGTGAAGTTGAAGTATCCGAAAATCTAAGAGAAGATTTTGATTGGGAGTCCTTCCTGGAAGAATATAACTCCGGAACCCCCGTTCTTTATGAAAAAGAGGAAGGTGACGAATTACCGTCTTTTGAACAGCGTCTTTCTCGCCCGACATCCCTTACCGACCACCTTATGTGGCAGCTGCACCTCTCCGATTTTTCCGAGGAGGAAGTAAAAATCGGCGAAGCAATCATAGGTAACATAGACTCCCACGGTTACCTGGATGCCACGGTTGAAGAGATCGCAACCCTTTGTGATACCTCCGTCGATAAGGTCGAGAGGGTGCTCTACAGGATACAGGATTTTGACCCTCCCGGTGTTGCCGCGAGGGACCTAAGAGAATGTCTGC
This portion of the Thermodesulforhabdus norvegica genome encodes:
- the lptC gene encoding LPS export ABC transporter periplasmic protein LptC, with protein sequence MTRPAPKPRSLFKILWGFIIGGLILSLFLFVSGRKPENRGSIPETGAPEQEGSARIENMEYTEVDGGKVKWTLRAQVATYFKTRDLTELEKVQLLFYLDDGSVLEMRGNRGLIYAGVKDIEINGNVNFLLPNGYKVHTERIYYSHSRRRIFSETPAELSGPGFLGKVSEWEYDLKTGKAFGRNGVVVKWQP
- a CDS encoding LptA/OstA family protein, with the protein product MATIRAGRKFSLILAVLMIEIFVQKGTAEKVVQSASPLRIVSDRMVLDEKSRTITFEGHVTVEREDIVITCRRLTVFGSKEADFSSSFRTGGPVKEEAVMKKIDRIEAEGDVRVVQGNRVATSEKAIYYVDRKRIVLTGSPVVAQGQDRLTGQLITLDLATGKSIVEGGREKPVEVILHPSSEPIKQETGQ
- the lptB gene encoding LPS export ABC transporter ATP-binding protein, with the protein product MSMLTVRNIVKTYGQRRVVDDVSFSVTEGTVVGLLGPNGAGKSTTFYCIVGLIRPDEGAVLLNGEDILGLPMHIRAQKGITYLPQESSVFRKLTAAENITAVLEMKGFERKKAFQRARSILEEFGISHVAYTRADRLSGGERRRVEICRALVTEPRFILLDEPFAGIDPIAVQDLQKVIRSLKDRNIGVVITDHNVRETLSVCDRAYIIHNGRIIEEGSPEEIVSSERAKQVYLGEEFRLN